One Rhizobium sp. NRK18 genomic window carries:
- a CDS encoding VOC family protein yields MIDHMGLSVSDYAAAKAFYDAVMPAIGGGRLMEVTAAETGGTYEGAGYGKDGKPYFWIGTGGPLQGRLHVAFVAESRAAVDAFYAAAMAAGARDNGPPGLRPHYHPNYYGAFVLDPDGHNIEAVCHKPE; encoded by the coding sequence ATGATCGACCATATGGGACTATCCGTTTCAGACTATGCCGCAGCGAAGGCCTTCTACGATGCCGTGATGCCGGCGATCGGCGGCGGGCGCCTGATGGAGGTGACCGCGGCAGAGACCGGCGGCACCTATGAGGGCGCCGGATACGGCAAGGACGGCAAGCCCTATTTCTGGATCGGCACCGGCGGGCCGCTGCAGGGCCGCCTGCATGTCGCCTTCGTCGCCGAAAGCCGCGCCGCAGTCGATGCCTTCTACGCCGCCGCCATGGCAGCCGGTGCCAGAGACAATGGCCCGCCCGGCCTGCGCCCCCACTATCACCCCAACTACTACGGCGCCTTCGTACTCGACCCGGACGGCCACAATATCGAGGCTGTCTGCCACAAGCCGGAATAG
- a CDS encoding aminoglycoside phosphotransferase family protein translates to MSKIAQPAPPLAFPADLAARWDIRDAELIADTHTSHVWRAFRTGGTAIVKALKPAGLGELPGMAYLDWLDGHGAVRVLEAVRDTFLIEDAGLRTLGDVVRAGGDDLATDVIAGIVGGLANPAKAPPASLVPLETNFRELFAYPESGGDPALAAFIGWAKVTARDLLADQQDIRPLHGDLHHDNIICDDAGTWRIIDPKGLIGDPAYDVANVFGNPLGATDLILDPARARHLASRFASALDMTEEKILTYAATHAALSICWSSARPGSASAALNISERLAFGQLVRGLIS, encoded by the coding sequence ATGTCGAAGATCGCGCAGCCGGCACCCCCCCTCGCCTTTCCGGCCGACCTTGCCGCCCGGTGGGATATTCGCGACGCAGAGCTGATCGCCGACACCCATACGAGCCATGTCTGGCGGGCCTTTCGCACGGGCGGGACTGCGATCGTCAAGGCGCTGAAGCCGGCCGGTCTCGGCGAGCTTCCGGGCATGGCCTATCTCGACTGGCTGGACGGTCACGGCGCGGTGCGCGTGCTCGAGGCTGTCCGCGACACGTTCCTGATCGAGGATGCCGGACTACGGACGCTCGGTGACGTCGTGCGGGCTGGCGGCGACGATCTCGCGACCGATGTGATCGCTGGCATCGTCGGCGGCCTCGCCAATCCGGCAAAAGCGCCACCGGCATCGCTCGTGCCTCTGGAAACGAACTTCCGCGAACTCTTCGCCTATCCCGAATCCGGCGGCGATCCGGCGCTCGCAGCATTCATCGGATGGGCGAAGGTGACCGCGCGCGACCTGCTGGCAGATCAGCAGGACATCCGCCCGCTGCATGGCGACCTGCACCATGACAACATCATCTGCGACGATGCCGGCACATGGCGGATCATCGATCCGAAGGGGCTGATCGGCGACCCCGCTTATGATGTCGCCAACGTCTTCGGCAATCCGCTCGGCGCAACGGACCTGATCCTCGATCCGGCCCGGGCAAGGCACCTTGCTTCCCGCTTTGCCAGCGCGCTGGACATGACGGAGGAGAAGATACTGACTTACGCGGCGACGCATGCCGCGCTGTCGATCTGCTGGTCATCGGCAAGGCCAGGCAGCGCTTCTGCGGCGCTGAACATTTCGGAGCGCCTGGCCTTCGGCCAGCTCGTCCGCGGTTTGATCAGCTGA
- a CDS encoding YrhK family protein codes for MPLFQPENATATPRRRRLYAIYELVYTAIDLSAALLFIVGSVMFFSDAWQTPGTWCFLVGSIFFAFKPTLRVVREIHFYRIGDLEDLAKRARG; via the coding sequence ATGCCCCTGTTCCAACCTGAAAACGCCACCGCAACGCCGCGCCGCCGCCGGCTCTACGCGATCTACGAGCTCGTCTACACCGCCATAGACCTTTCGGCAGCGCTGCTCTTCATCGTCGGCTCCGTGATGTTCTTTTCCGACGCCTGGCAGACCCCCGGCACATGGTGCTTCCTGGTCGGTTCGATCTTCTTCGCCTTCAAGCCGACGCTGAGGGTCGTCCGGGAAATTCACTTCTACCGCATCGGCGACCTCGAAGACCTGGCAAAGCGCGCCCGCGGCTGA
- a CDS encoding DODA-type extradiol aromatic ring-opening family dioxygenase codes for MTGTHRQPVYFIPHGGGPWPFMNMGRFGDDAWKDLHDFLSGLKSEIEEKPKAILMVTAHWDDEDTVTVSTAEKPGMLFDYSGFPAHTYELKYSAPGSPEVAAKVVEQLKSAGIAVKTDDRRGYDHGTFIPLMVAFPDADIPVVQMSIRRDLDPAFHIALGKALAPLRDEGILIIGSGMSYHNMRMFGSRDESHMDVAKRFDDWLTDTLSGDARDEKLVQWLDNPDARACHWPTPEHFLPVMVAAGAGGSDAVSHVFDGRILGKAYSGYRFG; via the coding sequence ATGACCGGCACACACAGACAACCCGTCTATTTCATCCCCCACGGCGGCGGCCCCTGGCCGTTCATGAACATGGGACGTTTCGGCGACGACGCCTGGAAGGACCTGCACGACTTTCTGTCCGGTCTTAAGAGCGAGATCGAGGAAAAGCCGAAGGCGATCCTGATGGTGACGGCGCATTGGGACGACGAGGACACGGTGACGGTTTCGACCGCCGAGAAGCCGGGCATGCTGTTCGACTACTCGGGTTTCCCCGCCCACACCTACGAACTCAAATATTCCGCACCCGGCTCGCCGGAAGTCGCGGCGAAGGTTGTCGAGCAGCTGAAGTCCGCCGGCATCGCCGTTAAGACCGACGATCGCCGCGGCTACGACCACGGCACTTTCATCCCGCTGATGGTGGCGTTTCCCGATGCGGACATCCCGGTCGTGCAGATGTCGATCCGTCGCGATCTCGACCCGGCCTTCCATATCGCGCTCGGAAAGGCGTTGGCGCCCCTTCGCGACGAAGGCATCCTGATCATCGGCAGCGGCATGAGCTATCACAACATGCGCATGTTCGGCAGCCGCGACGAAAGCCACATGGACGTGGCCAAGCGCTTCGACGACTGGCTGACGGATACGCTGTCCGGCGACGCGCGTGACGAGAAGCTCGTCCAATGGCTCGACAATCCGGATGCGCGGGCCTGCCACTGGCCGACGCCGGAGCACTTCCTGCCGGTGATGGTCGCGGCCGGGGCCGGCGGCAGCGATGCGGTCAGCCACGTCTTCGACGGACGCATTCTCGGCAAGGCCTATTCGGGCTACCGCTTCGGCTAA
- a CDS encoding COX15/CtaA family protein — protein MSTANIATEANLAAAIEKTERNRKAIRIWLGIVVFALFCLVLVGGATRLTNSGLSITEWKPIHGVIPPLNAAEWEEEFKLYQRIPEYQLLNQDMTLDGFKSIFWWEWAHRLLARSIGVIFLLPFLFFLFTGRIERRLRAPLAGLFLLGGFQGFVGWWMVSSGLAVRTDVSQYRLATHLVIACLIFSACVWIMRALSLHSADRAPDGAGRFAAIVACLSLFQIYLGALVAGLDAGFSYNTWPLMDGSLIPGGLFVQHPAWINLFENPKTVQFVHRCGAYLLFAVALWQMVWFAKKAPGTTHARRAAVFFGLVTIQAALGVATLLTQVDLHTALTHQGGALIVLGFAVAHWRGIYGEYPRPIEVAVRD, from the coding sequence ATGAGCACCGCAAATATCGCCACCGAAGCCAATCTCGCTGCTGCAATTGAAAAGACCGAGCGCAACCGCAAGGCCATCCGCATCTGGCTCGGGATCGTCGTTTTCGCGCTCTTCTGTCTCGTGCTGGTCGGCGGCGCGACGCGGCTGACCAACTCCGGCCTGTCGATCACCGAATGGAAGCCGATCCACGGTGTGATCCCGCCATTGAATGCCGCCGAGTGGGAGGAGGAGTTCAAGCTCTACCAGCGCATCCCGGAATATCAGCTGCTGAACCAGGACATGACGCTCGATGGCTTCAAGTCGATCTTCTGGTGGGAATGGGCGCATCGGCTGCTTGCCCGCTCGATCGGCGTCATCTTTCTCCTGCCGTTCCTCTTCTTCCTGTTTACCGGTCGCATCGAACGTCGGCTGCGGGCACCGTTGGCGGGTCTGTTCCTGCTGGGCGGCTTTCAGGGCTTCGTCGGCTGGTGGATGGTCTCTTCGGGTCTGGCGGTCCGCACCGATGTCAGCCAGTATCGTCTGGCCACCCATCTCGTCATTGCCTGCCTGATCTTTTCCGCCTGTGTCTGGATCATGCGGGCGCTGAGCCTGCATTCGGCCGACCGGGCACCCGACGGTGCAGGGCGCTTTGCCGCCATCGTCGCCTGCCTGTCGCTGTTCCAGATCTATCTCGGCGCGCTGGTCGCCGGGCTTGACGCCGGTTTCTCCTACAATACCTGGCCGCTGATGGATGGCTCGCTGATCCCGGGCGGCCTGTTCGTCCAGCACCCGGCCTGGATCAACCTGTTTGAAAACCCGAAGACGGTGCAGTTCGTCCACCGCTGCGGCGCCTACCTGCTGTTTGCCGTCGCGCTCTGGCAGATGGTCTGGTTCGCCAAAAAGGCGCCCGGCACCACGCATGCACGCCGGGCGGCTGTCTTCTTCGGGCTGGTGACGATCCAGGCGGCACTCGGCGTCGCAACCCTGCTGACCCAGGTCGACCTGCACACCGCGCTGACCCATCAGGGCGGTGCGCTGATCGTCCTCGGCTTCGCCGTCGCCCACTGGCGCGGCATCTACGGCGAATATCCGCGCCCGATCGAAGTGGCCGTTCGCGACTGA
- a CDS encoding DUF2842 domain-containing protein yields MPIRLRRFIGTVLIIILVIVYALAAITFAELLLASAPVWVHLLYFFITGLLWVLPAMLIIKWMAGPKADHSP; encoded by the coding sequence ATGCCCATCCGTCTACGCAGGTTCATCGGAACGGTTCTGATCATCATTCTGGTGATCGTCTATGCGCTGGCCGCAATTACCTTCGCCGAACTCCTGCTCGCTTCCGCGCCGGTCTGGGTGCATCTTCTCTACTTCTTCATCACCGGGCTCCTGTGGGTGCTTCCGGCCATGCTGATCATCAAGTGGATGGCCGGCCCAAAGGCGGATCACAGCCCTTAA
- a CDS encoding GNAT family N-acetyltransferase — MAHVRQLCFDTATDHALASEESALAFATTPGKSPAGVTVTLHTEFAEVREAWKVLETDLSGSVHQTFDWCTAWADTHELPRAILYGRCGTTPLFLLPLEIVRERGIRVARFMANPFTNINTGLFSAAFLDGEDAATGAFIASEMKRLLSGKADLIRLTNIPLHWRDKAHPLGSLATVENQNRTYQLPIAATFEATISQLNGKRRRKKHRNQVRGLEELGGFEHYQPQTPEEKAELLETFFAQKASRFRSLGLPNVFQPGETQAFFHALLQKERSGKDYGLELHAIRLTAPDNRQIAAIAGLSRKGDHVICQFGSITEGPAMAASPGELLFWLMIEQCVSDGVSLFDFGLGDQGYKRSWCTMETVQHDILMPVTLRGRFAAGFFHALTRAKAAIKANRKLYATIQRLRAKKPVQGEEQTSD, encoded by the coding sequence ATGGCGCACGTTCGGCAACTGTGTTTCGACACGGCGACGGACCACGCCCTCGCATCGGAGGAAAGCGCCTTGGCATTTGCGACCACCCCCGGCAAATCTCCAGCCGGCGTGACGGTGACGCTGCACACAGAATTCGCGGAGGTTCGCGAGGCCTGGAAGGTTCTCGAGACCGATCTCTCCGGTTCGGTTCATCAAACCTTCGACTGGTGCACAGCCTGGGCTGACACGCATGAGCTTCCGCGCGCCATTCTTTACGGCCGCTGCGGCACGACGCCGCTTTTCCTGCTGCCGCTCGAAATCGTCCGTGAACGCGGCATCCGCGTCGCACGCTTCATGGCGAACCCCTTCACCAATATCAATACGGGGCTCTTTTCCGCCGCGTTCCTCGACGGCGAGGACGCAGCCACCGGTGCATTCATCGCCTCAGAAATGAAGCGCCTTCTGTCTGGCAAAGCCGACCTCATCCGGCTCACCAACATTCCGCTCCATTGGCGCGACAAGGCCCATCCGCTTGGAAGCCTGGCGACGGTCGAGAATCAGAACCGGACCTATCAATTGCCAATCGCCGCGACTTTCGAGGCGACCATTTCCCAACTGAACGGCAAACGCCGGCGCAAGAAACACCGCAATCAGGTGCGCGGCCTGGAGGAACTGGGCGGGTTTGAGCACTATCAGCCGCAGACGCCGGAAGAGAAGGCAGAGCTACTCGAGACGTTCTTTGCCCAGAAGGCCAGCCGCTTCCGGTCACTCGGACTGCCGAACGTCTTCCAGCCGGGGGAGACGCAGGCTTTCTTCCATGCGCTTCTGCAGAAGGAACGGTCCGGCAAGGACTATGGCCTCGAACTGCACGCAATCCGTCTGACGGCGCCTGACAACCGGCAGATTGCGGCCATTGCCGGTCTGTCCCGCAAGGGCGATCATGTCATCTGCCAGTTCGGCTCGATCACCGAGGGGCCGGCCATGGCAGCGAGCCCAGGGGAACTGCTGTTCTGGCTGATGATCGAACAATGCGTCAGCGACGGCGTATCGCTGTTCGACTTCGGCCTTGGCGACCAGGGCTACAAACGGTCCTGGTGCACCATGGAGACCGTTCAGCACGACATTCTAATGCCGGTAACCCTGAGGGGCCGTTTTGCCGCCGGTTTCTTCCATGCCCTCACCAGAGCCAAGGCTGCCATCAAGGCCAACAGGAAGCTTTATGCGACCATTCAGCGCCTGCGCGCCAAGAAGCCGGTTCAGGGTGAGGAACAGACGTCCGACTAA
- a CDS encoding exopolysaccharide transport family protein has translation MSGFRNASEDVDIDLRELFSAVWARRGRVLVITAAAAGLAFAASSIVTPSYRAETRLLIESRQPDFNGINQANSGQTQPVFDELSIASQVQVLQSADLIKQVAKDLKLYDKEEFDPTLHPSAFSDILVMIGLKKSPLEQAPEDRVLEEFRKKLTVYQATSSRVIGIQFESHDPKLAAEIPNHMAEVYMAIQSGAKLDSNVEAARWLEPEIANLRDKVKTAEENVAKYRAQRDLLPAGQTSSFAEAQLNDISLELARVRTEKATASARAENVRSALAAGGSPDTLSDVVGSQMIQRLKEQEANIQSQISDLSTTMLDGHPRLKALRAQLAGIRQQIKSETGKILASLENDAKVADLREKQLLQQLDVLKGQSAKAGEDEVGLKALEREAAAQRQLLETYLARYREATSRSAGAATPADARVISNAVTPAEPYFPKVVPIVIVAALAAFILSAVVIMLAALFSGQALKPVDEIEADEEEYDEEIDDDVEDDADVEEVVENDGADAEDDAVHLEGPATHVDEIDDDVREQAVADDEWEIVEPVAPLPAVEIREERAEIADPADEPLQDETEELAASSEEAIAEDAELDAIAAREFEADEDLPVAAGTIQDRAPEEEFSIGAVARYLIASRIESAICVSPSGDDGSTATVMLAREIAERGKRVVMVDMTGSACPTRLMCNSRDLPGVTDLLCGEVSFGETIHSDRLSAVHIIPQGISDVSKAQAGARRLTMIIDALTQAYDIVIVECGPADAASAVKLVGARDGAIVLSLPHPKEGQLAEALADLERAGVEDVVLMSEVPDPGNGNGHSRAA, from the coding sequence ATGTCCGGTTTTCGCAATGCTTCCGAAGATGTCGATATCGATCTGCGCGAACTCTTTTCGGCGGTCTGGGCGAGGCGAGGGCGGGTGCTTGTCATCACTGCCGCCGCCGCCGGGCTGGCATTCGCCGCTTCCAGCATCGTCACGCCAAGCTACCGGGCAGAGACGCGTCTTCTGATTGAATCGCGGCAGCCGGACTTCAACGGCATCAACCAGGCGAATTCCGGCCAGACACAGCCGGTGTTCGACGAACTGAGCATCGCCAGCCAGGTCCAGGTCCTGCAATCGGCCGATCTGATCAAGCAGGTGGCGAAGGATCTGAAGCTCTACGACAAGGAAGAGTTCGACCCCACGCTCCATCCCTCGGCATTTTCCGACATCCTGGTCATGATCGGCCTGAAGAAGAGCCCGCTGGAACAGGCGCCGGAAGACCGCGTGCTGGAGGAATTCCGCAAGAAGCTGACCGTCTATCAGGCCACCAGTTCACGGGTGATCGGCATTCAATTCGAATCGCATGATCCGAAGCTCGCCGCCGAAATTCCGAACCACATGGCCGAGGTCTATATGGCCATCCAGAGCGGCGCCAAGCTCGATTCCAACGTGGAAGCGGCGCGCTGGCTGGAGCCGGAGATCGCCAACCTCCGCGACAAGGTGAAGACGGCCGAGGAGAACGTGGCCAAATATCGCGCCCAGCGCGATCTGCTGCCGGCCGGCCAGACATCGAGCTTCGCAGAAGCGCAGCTGAACGACATCTCGCTGGAACTCGCACGCGTCCGTACCGAAAAGGCGACCGCTTCCGCACGGGCCGAAAACGTCCGCTCCGCCCTTGCCGCCGGTGGTTCGCCCGATACGCTTTCGGATGTCGTGGGTTCGCAGATGATCCAGCGGCTGAAGGAGCAGGAAGCCAATATCCAGTCGCAGATTTCCGATCTCTCGACCACCATGCTCGACGGCCACCCGCGCCTCAAGGCGCTGCGCGCCCAGCTTGCCGGCATCCGTCAGCAGATCAAGTCGGAGACCGGCAAGATCCTGGCGAGCCTGGAAAACGACGCCAAGGTCGCCGACCTGCGCGAAAAGCAGCTCCTGCAGCAACTCGATGTTCTCAAGGGCCAGTCGGCGAAGGCCGGCGAGGACGAGGTGGGGCTGAAGGCGCTCGAGCGCGAAGCCGCCGCACAGCGCCAACTTCTGGAAACCTATCTGGCCCGCTACCGTGAGGCGACGTCGCGGTCGGCCGGTGCGGCCACGCCCGCCGACGCCCGTGTCATCTCGAACGCCGTTACTCCGGCCGAGCCGTATTTCCCGAAGGTGGTGCCGATTGTCATTGTCGCGGCACTCGCAGCCTTCATCCTCTCCGCGGTCGTCATCATGCTCGCTGCGCTCTTCAGTGGACAGGCTCTGAAGCCGGTCGACGAGATCGAGGCGGATGAAGAGGAATACGACGAAGAGATCGATGACGATGTAGAAGACGATGCCGACGTCGAAGAAGTGGTTGAAAACGACGGTGCCGATGCGGAAGACGACGCGGTTCACCTCGAAGGTCCGGCCACCCATGTCGATGAAATTGATGATGACGTCCGGGAACAGGCCGTCGCCGACGATGAGTGGGAGATTGTCGAACCGGTAGCCCCGCTGCCCGCCGTCGAGATTCGCGAAGAACGCGCGGAGATTGCCGATCCGGCAGACGAGCCGCTGCAGGACGAAACGGAGGAATTGGCGGCTTCGTCCGAAGAGGCCATCGCCGAAGACGCCGAGCTCGACGCGATCGCGGCCAGAGAGTTCGAAGCGGATGAGGACCTGCCTGTCGCCGCCGGCACGATCCAGGACCGTGCTCCCGAAGAGGAGTTCTCCATCGGCGCGGTTGCCCGCTACCTCATTGCCTCGCGTATCGAATCGGCCATCTGCGTGTCCCCGTCGGGCGACGACGGTTCGACCGCAACAGTCATGCTCGCCCGCGAAATCGCGGAGCGCGGCAAACGCGTGGTGATGGTCGACATGACGGGATCGGCTTGTCCGACCCGCCTGATGTGCAACAGCCGGGACCTGCCCGGCGTCACCGATCTGCTGTGCGGTGAGGTCTCCTTCGGCGAGACGATCCACTCCGATCGCTTGTCTGCCGTTCACATCATTCCGCAGGGCATCTCCGACGTCAGCAAGGCGCAGGCAGGCGCACGGCGGCTGACGATGATCATAGACGCGCTGACGCAGGCTTATGACATTGTGATCGTCGAGTGTGGTCCGGCGGACGCGGCTTCTGCCGTGAAGCTGGTGGGCGCGCGCGATGGCGCGATCGTCCTGTCATTGCCGCACCCGAAGGAAGGTCAGCTGGCCGAGGCGCTCGCCGATCTCGAAAGGGCGGGCGTGGAAGATGTCGTGCTGATGTCCGAAGTTCCCGATCCGGGCAATGGCAACGGCCACAGCCGGGCGGCCTGA